The following DNA comes from Streptomyces pristinaespiralis.
CTGCTGCGCGAGCGACACGCCCAGGGCGTGCCGCGCGTCCTCCGCGAGGCCCGGCTGGAAGTCGGCCATCCGGCGCAGCAGCACCAGTTGGAAGTCGAGCGGTCCGAAGCGGGCGTCAGGGGTCATGGCCGACATCCTGCCCGGTCGGTGGCGTCAACCACGGCGAGTCGGCTCGCCGCGGAATTGAGCTTTCCACACAGGATCTGCACAGGCTGACCCACCGCAGGTGCCCGGTCGCCGAATAATCTTCGGGCGCCATGGATTACTGCCACCCGTGCGGACGGCATCTCAACGGCGCCCTGGCCTGTGCCGGGTGCGGCACACCTGTCGAGGAACTCCGCCACCACAGCCCCCGTGCTCCCGAGCCCGACCACGTCTACGAACTGGACGTGGTGGCAGAGCCCGCGGACAGCGCCGGGCCGCGCCGCTCGCGCCGTCAGGCCCCGTCGCGGCGCAAGCCCGCGGGCCGTCGTGCCCGTAAGCGGCGCGGTCGCAAGGTGGTGCTCGGAACGCTCGGCCTCGTGCTGGCGGCAGGGGCGCTGAGCCTGGCGGAGCTGGCGATGGAGGACTCCGGGGACGACGGCGCGGCGACGGCGGTCAGGGAGGATCCGGTCGTCGAGTCGGAGATGCCGGAGCCGACGGCCTCCGACGACTCGCCGGGCGCTCCGGACCAGGTGAAGGAACCCGCCGTCACCAAGTCCTCGTCGCCGCGACCGGGGAAGTCCCGGTCAGGCGGTGGCGGCGACGGCGACGGTGAGGGGGAACCGGGCCGTACGGGCTCGGACGCGGGGAGCGACGAGCCCTCGGAGGCCGGGCCGAGCGGCAGCGGCTCCCCTTCTGCCTCGGCCTCCGGCGACCCCGGGAGCCCCGAGGAGCCCGGGAGCACGGACGGGAGCTCCGCGGACCCGGACGATCCCGACGAGCCCGGCCAGCAGGACCCGCCGCCTCCGGAGCCGACGCCGAGCGAGACGTGCAGCCGCTTCCTGTTCTGGTGCGTCTAGGGCGTACCGGGGCCCCACGCCCGTGAGCCGGTGCGCCTACGGGCCCGGTGGTGCCGGGAAGCCTGGGGGTGTCAGGAACCGGCGGCGGGCGGCTCCGGCACGTCCTCGCCCAGCATCCGTCTGAGCAGGTCCCGCAGGACCGA
Coding sequences within:
- a CDS encoding SCO2400 family protein — encoded protein: MDYCHPCGRHLNGALACAGCGTPVEELRHHSPRAPEPDHVYELDVVAEPADSAGPRRSRRQAPSRRKPAGRRARKRRGRKVVLGTLGLVLAAGALSLAELAMEDSGDDGAATAVREDPVVESEMPEPTASDDSPGAPDQVKEPAVTKSSSPRPGKSRSGGGGDGDGEGEPGRTGSDAGSDEPSEAGPSGSGSPSASASGDPGSPEEPGSTDGSSADPDDPDEPGQQDPPPPEPTPSETCSRFLFWCV